One window from the genome of Nicotiana tomentosiformis chromosome 5, ASM39032v3, whole genome shotgun sequence encodes:
- the LOC138892639 gene encoding uncharacterized protein, whose translation MRKLFLDDEDMDCSAIVEKEEEEHLTIQTVEKGVVLKEMDCCTIEGPSSSWVASVIITYPDEPTTVTCNETTQHKDSDLEELEDDIIPEEIVREVENFQNKAKSNLDETETVDLGDSERVKETRVSIHLSPSEKEEYFRFLKEYEDIFAWSYDDMTGLSTSIVAHKLPTDPKCLPVKQKLRKFKPDMNLKIKEEFTKKLKAKVLRVVEYPTWLANIVPVPKKDGKNAGATYMRAMKTIFHDMIHKKIEVYVDDVIIKSRKSIDHIADLKIFFDRLRRYNLKLNPAKCAFRVPAKKLLGFIVSYRGIELDQSKVKAIQDLPPPKNKKYVIIFLGRLNYISRFIAQSTVICEPIFKILKKDAATSWTEECQKAFNKIKEYLSKPLVLVPPEPGRPLLLYLFILDRAFGCVLGQHDETGRKE comes from the exons ATGAGGAAgctgtttctggatgatgaagataTGGATTGCAGTGCCATAGttgagaaggaggaggaggagcaccTTACTATTCAGACTGTGGAGaaaggagttgttctcaaagaAATGGACTGTTGCACCATcgagggcccgtcgagttcctgggtagccag TGTTATTATTACTTATCcggatgaacctacgactgtgacatgtaatgagacaacgcaacataaggatagtgatttagaagaacttgaagatgatataatacctgaggaaattgtcagagaagtggaaaactttcaAAACAAGGCCAAGTCTAATTTGGACGAGACTGAGACAGTTGACTTAGGAGATTCCGAAAgagtcaaggaaacacgtgtaagcattcatctatcaccgtcagagaaggaagaataCTTCCGATTCCTAAAAGAGTATgaagatatttttgcatggtcctacgatgatatgactggtttgagcacatccatagtggctcacaagctacctaccgaTCCCAAGTGTCTACCTGTAAAACAGAaactcagaaaattcaagccagatatgaatTTGAAAATTAAAGAGGAATTCACTAAGAAactcaaagccaaggttctcagggTAGTTGAGTATCCGACTTGGCTGGCCAACATCGTGCCAGTCCCAAAGAAAGACgggaag aatgctggagccacttacatGAGAGCTATGAAaactattttccacgacatgatacacaagaaaatagaggtgtacgtggatgatgtcatcatcaaatccagaaAAAGCATAGATCATATAGCAGACTTAAAGATATTCTTCGATCGACTTCGTAGATACAATctgaaattgaatcccgcaaagTGTGCCTTCAGAGTCCCCGCCAAGAAATTactaggattcatcgtcagctatcgagggattgaattggaccagtcaaaggtcaaagctatccaggacttgccacctccgaagaacaagaaaTATGTGATAATTTTCTTAGGGCGTCTCAActacatcagccgtttcatagcacaatcaactgtgatctgtgaaccaattttcaaaatattgaagaaagatgctgcaacaagttggactgaagaatgtcagaaagccttcaacaaaatcaaggaatatttatctaAACCACTTGTTCTAGTCCCACCGGAACCAGGGAGACCTTTGCTTCTTTATTTATTCATACTAGATAGGGCATTTGGTTGTGttttgggacaacacgatgagacgggaagAAAGGAGTAG
- the LOC138892640 gene encoding uncharacterized protein: protein MDAIGPIKLAASNRHSLEVTSYKAVTKKVIVDFVRDPIVGRFGLPESIITDNAANLNSDLMKAMTQMNGAVEAANKNIKKILRKMVDNYKQCHKRLPFALLGYHTMVRTSTGATPYLLVYCTEAVIPAEVEIPSL, encoded by the exons atgGATGCCATCGGTCCAATCAAACTCGCTGCTTCAAATAGGCACAGCCTTGAAGTCAcatcttacaaggctgtaactaaaAAGGTCATTGTAGATTTTGTTCGGGATCCCATTGTTGGTCGATTCGGGTTACCagaatcaatcatcaccgacaatgccgccaaccttaacagtgatctgatgaaggccat gacacaaatgaatggagctgtagaagccgccaataagaacattaagaagatattgaggaaaatggtagataacTACAAACAATGTCACAAGAGGCTACCATTTGCTTTGCTTGGATATCATACCATGGTTCGCACATCAACAGGGGCAACTCCTTACCTGCTAGTCTATTGTACTGAAGCAGTTATTCCTgccgaagtagaaatcccttctctATGA